The Acidiferrobacter thiooxydans sequence CACCAGTCTTTTTGGGGCCTCCAAGAGACCCTTTATGCCTGAATGGGTTACGGTTCAGTGGTCACCAATCATCAGTTTCTTATGGTCCCGCTTGGTATGAATCCTGCACCTTTTATGCCACGTACACCGTTCATCGTGAACCGGTGCTATTGAGATGCGAGGAGTTATGGCCATGCGTAAACAGAACCCGGTAGTGGCCGGCATTCAGGCCGGCTTTACCTTGATCGAGTTGATGGTGGTGATCGCCATCATCGGCATCTTGGCGGCCATCGCCATACCTCAGTACGAGAAGTACATCGTGACGGCTAAGGCCCAGGACGTGGCCCAGAACTTCCATTCGGCGATCACGGCCGCGACCTCGGCAGTCTCGGCTGCCCAAGCCGGACAATCAACGTTACTTGCGATGAACGTAACACAGGGGACGGCGGTTACGACGCCGCCGACGGCGACTGCAGGCCAGCCGGTACTGAGTTATACAGCTGGGGACCCGGCGGCGAGCGGTACAGCCAACGCATTGACTCCTAATTTCGCCTTTGTGGGTTCCACTGGAACCGCGTTTGCGACCCCCGCATACTGCGGGGAGGTTGATATTGTGGGGCAAGCGCCTGCTGGCACCTACTCGACTCCGGGCGCATGGGTTAATGCCGGTATTACACAGCCGATATTCATAAGTGTGGGGGTGGGAACGACCTGCACTGCCAATACGACGCTCGGCACGGATATCGAGAACGCGGTGGTTGGCGATGGATCAACGTCTACGGCAACCGAAACCGACTCGGCCAACAATCAGGTTGTTGGCTGCACGGGGACCGTGGCGGCTTGTTATGCGGATGTCGGTCCGAACGGTTCGGTCACACCATAAGCTTCACCATCTAAGTGTTGCGAGAGGGCGCGAGGTTTGCGCCCTCTTTTTCTTTTCGGTCTTCTGCGTATTCGTCATGGCCTTACGGGCCTAACCATGACACCCGGTCCCTGAAATCCTTTTTTCTGAAGGTCGGTCTTCATCCATTCGGCAAAGGCCTTTATCTGTAGGATCTTTTCCCGTTCCTCCACCTTAATGTCGGTATGCGATAGCATCTCGAGTTCACGTTCGCATGCGGTCGCAATTCCGTCGGCGGGCAGATAGAACACCGCATGATCCGAGGCCACGTGAAGGCCGTAGACTGTCTCCAGGATCTCGCCCATGCGTATGTAGGCCTTATAAAGCGCGCTCGCGACCGACATGTAGAGATCGAAGACCGAGATGAAGCGGCTTGCGGCTCCAGTGTTGTATCCACCACGCGCATACTGCATCAGCCAGGAATAGGCCACGGTCACGGTAAGGACATCCTTTGCCGAGAGGTGGGCATGGAGCACGGCCGCATGCGTGCGATACATGAGACTCAGGTCGTCTGTGACGGGTGGCGGCTGTCCCGACCGAATAAAGGTCGGCGCCGATACCACTGAACCGCCAATACGGTTGATGCCCACCAGGAGCTCGGTGCGGACAGCCGCAAGGGCTCCAACTATGAGCTGTTGCTCCTGCCTTTTGGCGCGACGCTCTGCGACAAGTCCGGTTACGGCGCCACCCACCCCGGTTCCGATCAGAGACCCGACCATCGCATGCCACCAGCGGCTCTCATGCTATCCGAAAGCAATTGTAGGGGCCTGCGCTAACGGGCATCGTGCATGGCCGTCAATCTACTGCATGAATACGTGTCGCGGTCCGGCCGGACTTCCGGTGCCGGGCGGATCAATCGTGGATCGGCCGCCCGAAATGATAGCCCTGACCCCAGGAGATCCCCAGGGCGGCCACGGCACGGGCGCTGGCCGTCGATTCTATGCCCTCGGCGATCGTGACGATGCCGAGATCTTCGGCGAGGCGGCCGATACTTCGAATCATGGCGTCGACGCGCCTATCGTATCCCACACGGGCAATCAGGGCCTGTTCGATCTTGAGAAAGGAGATGGGGAGATCGGCGAGATACAGAAACGACGAGTAGCCGCTACCAAAATCATCGAGCGCAAGCCGCACCCCAGCCGCAAGCAGTGGATGTAGCATGCCCGCCAGGGCCTGCAGATGCGGGATCAGCTCACGCTCGGTGATTTCGACCACGAGCGAGCGTAGCCGCGGGTCGTCCGTGGCGTCTCGCGTTCCGCAGGTGGCCACCACCCCGGCAAGACGCGCCAGGCGCTCCGGGGCACACAAGAGCGCCGTCGAGATGTTCACGAAATGCAGGCGGGGCGCTAACCCCGCGACGCGACGATCGTGACACCGGGCCAAGGTCTGGGTGAGCACCGCCTCGTCGATCGCGGCCAGCAGGCCGGCGGCGGCCGCGGTCTCGATGAAGGCGCCCGCCGGTACCAGCGTCCCATCGAGGGTGACCCAGCGGGCCAGGGCCTCCTCGGCCACGATGGCGCCGGTATCCAGGGCGACGATGGGTTGATAAGCCGCCTGGATACGCCCCTCTGCCAACGCCGCTTGCAGAGATGCTGGCGATGGACTCACACCCGGCTCATGCGAGGTGAACGCCGGGGTGCAAGCAGGCCACGAGGCACCCGGCCGCTTGATGACTGGCTTCTTGCTTTCCGGCATGCACACACTCCCTGGGCGCTTTACGCGCTTCTCGCCAAAAACCATAGACCCTTTCACACGGTGCCTCAAGTAGCGGATCCCGGATGAGATTGACGCAAACGGGGGGCACGCCCCATATCAAGGGCTGCGACGCGCAAAGACGCCCTGCGCAAGCGCCCTTTAAGGAGATATCGGGTGTTTTTCACGGAAATGGAATTTCGCCAGTTGGCGCACCCCACAAGCATCGGAGTCTGTCCGCGCTGTGGGGGGCGCGTGGAGCGTTGCGATCTGGGAGTACGGCCGGCAATCGACCCCCCCCAAGCCCGCATTCAGCTAGACGCTGGGTCCTGGTGCGCTGCACCCGCTGCCCTACGCGTCGCGAGGGGCCTTGCGGATGAGGGGTTCGGATGGGTCGATGACACCGGAGTCCACGGCATCGCACGGGCCGGGATGATGGATCGCCATTGCGGGACCACCGATGCCTAAAACGCGCTTTCGCACCGGCCCGGTAGATCTCGCGCCCCGGTAGGCGCGCATCCGCACCCGGAGATGGGGCTTTGGGCGATGTCCGGGTAAGCCCCTCCTATGGTCCGCAGGCCGCCGCTGGCCCCCGGCACGGGGGCGGCGTAGCATCATCGAAGACCCTGGGCCCTTCTCAGGTTGGAGGTACAGACGATGAACACATCATCCAAGCTATCCCGGCGGAAGTGGCTGAAGACCGTGGCCACCGCGGCTACGGGAATCGCCGCGTTGCCGTTCCTGGCGAGTACCGCCCAGGCCGCTCCCGCCAAGCTCACGAAGGCCATGGCGCATTACCAGGACCAGCCCCATGACGGCAAGATGTGCGCCAGGTGCAAGCACTTCATCCCGGCGGGGGGCAAGGCCGGACATGGCATGATGGGGGGCGCCATGGGTCCTGGCATGATGCACGCGGGACTCTGCCAGGTGGTCCAGGGGCCTGTCAGCCCGCGCGGCTACTGCCTTCTCTACCTGCCTCTCTGAACACAAAGGACCCGGGACGCCGTGACCACCCGTGCCGTCGCTCCCGCACACAGGACCCCGCCGCGACGGCACGGCGGGATATCGGCGCCGATGGGTCCCTAACGCGCGCGCCCTAGGGCGTTTCTATAGAGGCGTAAAGTGCGCCCTCCACGCCCTTTGTGACATGCCGCGATTCGTGGCGAACCCCCGCCAGACCCAAGCGCCCCGGCGCCACCTCGATCCCCGGTCGATTGCAATACCATGCGGGCCTGGCCTTACCCCCAGACGGACCCTTGCCAGGATGCGAGTCGTGCCGGCCTGGGAACATGCTAGACTCTACAAGAAACGCCGGGGTCCGCGAGATCACGACAAGCGCCGCGGACGCGGAGGCAAGGACGGCGAAACAGCGTAGGTATCTCTTATGACAGAACACCAAACGCCGGCGAATAGCCCCCCGAGCGCCTCGCTCTCGTCGGCGCGCCTGCGCGTCATCCGCTTCCAGGGACGGCTCCTGGACGGCATGATCATCACCCTGATCTTCATCATGCTCGCCACCCTGTTGGGTGCGATCGCGGGCCTCGTCTTCGACTACTTCGCCGCCATCAAACTTCTGATCGAGGCGGTTCAGGGTATGGGTACGATGGCCTCTCACGATCTCGTGAAGGCCACCGGCCAACACCTGGTGTCGGACGTGCTGTCGGTGTTCATCCTGATCGAGCTCTTTCGGAGCTTCACGGATTACCTGGAGTTCCATCGCATCCGTCTCCAGGTGCTAGCCGAGGTCGGCTTCGTGTTCGTGCTGCGCGAGGTGTTCGTGGGGCTCTATGCCCATCACTTGAACTGGCGCGACCTCCTCGCCCTCGGGCTACTGCTCGCGATATTGGGCGGCACACGGGTGCTGGCGACCCGGTTCTCGCCGCGCCCCCACTCATCCCACCACTGACGGTTTTGTTCATGATGGGGCCAGGCGGCCTTAAGCCAGCGGGCCGATGATGGCCCTTTGGGGATGCAGCCCGCACGTCTTCCCATAAGCGCCTTTTAATGGCGCCCGGTACCGTCAGGGCTTGGGTTGCGGCGCCCAGCGCAGATAGGGGCGCAGCTCCCGATAGCCTGCCGGGAAGGCCTGGCGCAAGGCCTCCGGATCCTTCAATGAAGGCACGATGACGCATTCGCCACCATTCTGCCAGTTCACGGGCGTCGCTACCGGATGGCAGTCGGTGAGCTGCAGGGAATCGATCACCCGCAGGATCTCCGCGAAGTTGCGGCCGGTGCTCGCGGGATAGGTGATGGTGGCGCGGATCTTCTTGTCGGGGTCGATGAAAAATACCGAACGCACGGTGGCGGCGGTACTCGCATGCGGATGGATCATGCCGTAGAGCGCCGCGACCTTGCGGTCAGGATCGGCGATGATCGGAAACAACACGCGCACGCCCTGGGTGTCGTTGATATCGTGGATCCAGTCCTTGTGGGAATCGACCGGGTCCACCGACAGCGCCGCGACCTTGACGCCGCGGCGCGCGAATTCGGGCATGAGCCGCGCGGTCTCGCCGAGTTCCGTGGTGCATACCGGGGTGTAATCTGCGGGATGCGAAAACAAAAGGCCCCAGTCATCGCCGAGCCAGTTATGGAACGATAGCGGCCCGAGGGTGGACTCCTGCAGGAAATCCGGTGCGATATCGCCGATAGATAATGTCATGGGTGCATGCTCCTCATCTGGGCAGGTTTCAGGAAACGTCGGGCATCGTGATGTGCCCGGCGCGGATCACGAAATCGCCGAAGCGCTCGGCCGGATAACGATACATGGCGTAGTCGGTGAGAAGCGGCGTGAGCACCGCGACCGCCTCATCCAACGAGAGATCCCCTCGATAGGGCGCATTCAGGCGCTCACCCGCGAATCCGCCGCCCAGGTAGAGCTGGTAGCGACCGGGGCCCTTGCCGACGAGCCCGATCTCGGCAAGCCTCGGGCGCGCGCACCCGTTGGGGCAGCCGGACAGGCGCACGGAGATCGCCTCGTGATCGAGTCCGAGCGATCCCAAAACCGCTTCCAGACGCGCCAGGAGCCCGGGCAGGGCGCG is a genomic window containing:
- a CDS encoding prepilin-type N-terminal cleavage/methylation domain-containing protein gives rise to the protein MRKQNPVVAGIQAGFTLIELMVVIAIIGILAAIAIPQYEKYIVTAKAQDVAQNFHSAITAATSAVSAAQAGQSTLLAMNVTQGTAVTTPPTATAGQPVLSYTAGDPAASGTANALTPNFAFVGSTGTAFATPAYCGEVDIVGQAPAGTYSTPGAWVNAGITQPIFISVGVGTTCTANTTLGTDIENAVVGDGSTSTATETDSANNQVVGCTGTVAACYADVGPNGSVTP
- a CDS encoding peroxiredoxin; the protein is MTLSIGDIAPDFLQESTLGPLSFHNWLGDDWGLLFSHPADYTPVCTTELGETARLMPEFARRGVKVAALSVDPVDSHKDWIHDINDTQGVRVLFPIIADPDRKVAALYGMIHPHASTAATVRSVFFIDPDKKIRATITYPASTGRNFAEILRVIDSLQLTDCHPVATPVNWQNGGECVIVPSLKDPEALRQAFPAGYRELRPYLRWAPQPKP
- a CDS encoding EAL domain-containing protein gives rise to the protein MSPSPASLQAALAEGRIQAAYQPIVALDTGAIVAEEALARWVTLDGTLVPAGAFIETAAAAGLLAAIDEAVLTQTLARCHDRRVAGLAPRLHFVNISTALLCAPERLARLAGVVATCGTRDATDDPRLRSLVVEITERELIPHLQALAGMLHPLLAAGVRLALDDFGSGYSSFLYLADLPISFLKIEQALIARVGYDRRVDAMIRSIGRLAEDLGIVTIAEGIESTASARAVAALGISWGQGYHFGRPIHD
- a CDS encoding phosphate-starvation-inducible PsiE family protein yields the protein MTEHQTPANSPPSASLSSARLRVIRFQGRLLDGMIITLIFIMLATLLGAIAGLVFDYFAAIKLLIEAVQGMGTMASHDLVKATGQHLVSDVLSVFILIELFRSFTDYLEFHRIRLQVLAEVGFVFVLREVFVGLYAHHLNWRDLLALGLLLAILGGTRVLATRFSPRPHSSHH